TTGAATAGCAGGGTGGAAAAAACTCTGTAGCTATAGACGGTATGAAATAAAGACAGGGACTGTACAAAATTCAGTTGCAGGCTGAGCATTTCCCTTGTTGCTCTTAAGCGTGAGTTTGTTGGATCAGGCAGTTGCTGTGTTTGCTGCAGCATGGGCCAAGCAAGATCTGAGCTCTGGGCTTAACTATAACACTCATATTAAATAAGTATTAACAGAGAAGGGAGGGATGGGTGGGATAACAGCAGAGGAGACAGCTGCTGCTAGGAGTGTGTTTGTGTCTTTCATTGTCAGTAacgttcttttttttctgctttgacaggttctgttgtttatttatattcagGTGAGTGACATCTCTGTAatctgcctgtttttttgtcattgtgAGAAGAAATGAGGTGTCACGGAATCAGGCACCCCCAGATGGGCATTTCATGGCTAACCTCCATAGGCAGCAACCGTGAACGAGTGTCTCTAAACATTGATATAAGCGGGGGTTAGGGCTGAAAGGTAGGTAGGACACATCAAATTCAGGATCCTGATAACAGACATTGTTTTTGCTGAATGAAACCATCAGTTTTAAGTGTCTTTCTATTGTATTTCTTCGTGAGAGAGCTCTGTGTTGTCttgaaaattactttattttgcgTGGAAGGTGAGCAGAGATTCTAGGGCAGGACCGAATCTTACTCTAGCCCCTTCTTCACATGCTATTAAtccagaaactgtttttctttctttgctcctGGCTCTCAGTCCCAGCCGATGCCTCCAACCCCAACAGCGTTGTAGTGTCCGTGCTGAACATCAGCGCCACGCTGGGGTCGCAGGCTGTCCTGCCCTGCAAGAGCTACCGCATGGTGTGGACCCAGGATCGCCTGAACGACCGCCAGCGCGTGGTGCACTGGGACGTGTACAGCACCTACTACGGGGACAACAAGATGGAGAGGCTCTGTGACATGTACTCGGCGGGGGATCAGCGGGTGTACAGCTCCTACAACCAAGGGAGGATCTTCATGCCGCAGAACGCTTTTACAGACGGCAACTTCTCTCTGGTGATCAAAGGTACTAAACAGCATCTTTTCTCCTCGTGCTTTCTGCACAGTGGAGGATTCATCTAAACTGACTTTGTGCTTTCCAGTGAAAATGGCTATTTTACAAAGcacttttctgaaagcaaaaatgagcCTAATGAGGTTACGTGAATCACTGGCAATAGTGTTTTATTCCCCTTTGAACCAATCCCATTTTAAAAGGGAATCAATAACTCACTGTCTAAATGTCCTATGGGCTTGTGGACCTTTGACTATTTCAGCTCCATAAACCCAAGATTGTCATTCTTCCTATGCCTGCTCTTAGCTAAACTTAAATTGGCTTCCTCTTTCCATCTGGTAATACAAATGTTCCACGCAAGagcaaataaacagaacaaattatTATGTTAGGTAAGATGGTTCTTCTGTTTAACCCTCTCTGGTGATAGGACTTTGTTCTAAGCTATGTAACGGCCCCTGTGTGCATCCACACAAGCATTTGGGAAATGGCATAAATGACAAAATTGTTATCTCAGCATGAAATATTCATCTTCCCGTCTCTTCTCCGTTGCCCTAGATGTTGCAGAGAGTGACGGAGGCATATACTCGTGTAATCTCCACCACCACTACTGCCACTTGTACGAAACTGTGAAAATCCAACTGGATATCACCAAGAAAGGTAGGTGTGACGGACAGCTTGGTGCCCCTCTCAGCTAGGGGCAGGCTTTGGCAGCTGGAGTCCGGTGGCTGCCAGGACGCTGCTGAATTCCCGGTGGGATTTGTGTGCTGATCCACAGAAGGTGTTGGATGCTGTGCTGCTCGTGTCAGAGAGGAGCAGCGTGGGTGAAGGGTTTTGTGATTCCTTCTCATTGCAGGTTCAGGGCACAGGTGCCACAAGAGTCCTGCAGCGCACCAGGAGGCGGTGGTGCTCGCTGGGCTGTTTTCTGTTAGACTCCTCAAGTTTCGTTATTTTAGCCAACGTGTGTTTTTATGAACCTCCCTTCTTTCTTGGCCTCTGccaagccctgcagagaggCTGTTAACTGTTTGCATTAGGCAGCCCAGCTAGCTAACTGTCCCGTTAATGCTCCGGCAGTAAAACATCCTTAGTAACAATCCCTCATTAGTCACGTTAGCCACAAACATCTGCCTTGTCACACGGGTCTGGGGAGCTTAGTCCTGAGAAGCTTGGAGTTAAAAAACCTCCTCGTGCACCACGCCTTGACTCCAGCTCTAAAAGCAAGCTTCTCAGGGCTGTTGGCAACTGCAGTCTGTGCCACCTGCACTGCAGAAGCATCACTACTGTGTCATTTAAATCCACCTTTATGTAATGCACAAGCGAAGCCTCTGGgactggctgtgctgggaagcTGTTGGAGGGCTGAGTTTTCTAAGAGGCTGATGGGATAGGAGAGAagtgtatttcttctgctgttctcaCAGCTTCGATGCAGTAAGAACGCCCAGCCTGCCCTGTGAGCCCCAATCTGCTCATCCgtgtttttgttcttgaaaaggAATAACAAAAGAATCAAATGCAAAACAGTGCTCCTTGAACTTCCCCAGTAATTAGGGCACTTGTGGCTAGGAAAGCATTTCCTGCTTGGAGGAGCAAGGCACGGCACATCGAAGATGAAGCCTGCTGAGGGAACGTGCTTCCTGCTGTGTGAAGCGGGAGGTGAGCCCTGTTAcgaggaaaggaaggaggtcCTGCATGATGTACTCACCTAGGGTGTGGAAGGTGCAGGTACATTTGTTTATTGACTGCTGTGGGGAGCGTGAACAAGGCACACCGCCCCGGTGGCGCTTCGGGGTCTTTGTAGGGGATGTGTTATAGGACTGCAGGGTCTGGGAGCGATCTCAGGCACGTCTGGGTGTCCTTAGGCATAGAGTGAGCGTGTAAAGGTGCACGTACCAAGGCTCTACAACTTGTCCTCTCCACAGCCAAAGCGGCAAAGGAGTACTGGGATGGGGAGAAGGCCGTGATCGTTGCCCTGGAAGGCAGCACGGTGATGCTTCCCTGCGTGAACAGGAACCACATCTGGACGGAGCGGCACAGCgaagaggagcagcaggtgGTCCACTGGGACAGGCAGCCCCCGGGGGTTCCCCACGACCGCGCCGACCGCCTCATCGATCTGTACGCCTCCGGCGAGCGCCGCTCCTACGGCCCGCTCTTCATTCGTCAGAAGATGAACATCACTGACACGGCCTTCGCCCTGGGGGACTTCTCCCTCCGCATTTCAGAGCTGGAAAGTGCGGACGAGGGCACTTACTCCTGCCACCTGCACCACCACTACTGCGGCCTGCACGAGAGGAGGATCTACCAAGTCTTCGTGACAGAGCCGGTGAGGGAGAAGAAGGTGGTGAACCTCACAACCCACAACACTGCCCCAGCCCTCGGTAAGTGCCTTCTGGCAGCGGCGCTGActgcgggagggagggagggagggagtgtGGTCAGGGCAAACTGTGCCCTGCAGAGGTACCACAGACACCACGGCAGCAAAGGTGCAACTCAGAGCAACCCTGAGGTTTCCTGCATGAAGCGTTCTGGTGTTCCTGCCCCTAAGGTTGGAGGAGTAGGTGAGCTCTTGCCTCCCTCACTGCTAGGGTACAGCTCCGGTGCACCTGGAGCTACAAGCTTAGAGATACATGGGGATCTCTGGAGCTGTTTAACACGGAGCTGCGCCCAACGAGGAAGGTCCCACCCATCGGGGCTCATTACCCTGCCTGCCGAGCGGGGCTGACGACTCTGCGAGGCTCGCGTGCCCTGAGGCAAGCAGGCTGTTTTTCTAGCAGGCTCCCTTTTCTGATTGCTTTTCTGAACCAGGAGAGGGTGTGGAGTAGGGGTCAGGTCTGCGCTGCCTCTGCTGCGACAACATGCCGCTGTTCGCGCTTCTCTCCCCATCGCGCAGGGGTTTAGGCTGCGCCAGGTGCCAGGCTGCACGGAATCAACCACCAGGAATTTTCCTCCAcccttcagctttttttttttttcttaactcaattttcacattttccactGCAGTGAGTTATCATTTGACAGCCCGTCCAAACCCCCAGCTGTCACGCTTAGTTCAGGCAGAAGAGTGAAATCCCaagtttaataatttttttaatcttttgggTATAGTTccttattaacattttaacGTACTCATTGTGGTTTAATATTTATTGGCTGCTCGATACAAAATTTCGACATgcttcatacatttttaaacaggtCTGTTCTTCTCCAGCAATTAGTTTTTTTCGTGTCACAGAAACCTAAACCTTCCCACTGGGACCGAGGCTGGTGTCCAGAAAACCAGGCGGTACCGAAGAGAGGTGGCCGTTGGGGCTGAGCTGGCGCAGAGGTCAGGACGCACAAATATCAGTCTCCCTGCCCCTGGCTCTTTTGCTGCCCTCGAGTCCTATTTAGATCACATTGTGCAGATGGAAACTACATCTTGTTTCCGGAGTTGCCCACCCAGGAGTCTGTTCCCCTCTCTGCTAGATGCTGTCCTCGTTGTTGCTGAGTTTTTACCTACTTGCTCGGGCGTTAGGCAGAACCTGCAAGTAATTCAGCCTGCCGGGGCTGTCTTAGTTTGGCAGTAATGCCCCGCTGCTGAAGGAACTGGCCTTCCCGAGAAAAGCCATTTCCACCCCCAAGAAGAACAGCCTTGGAAGAGCTTTGTCCCCTAGGGGCAGCGGACGCTCAGCTGGTCGGAGAGCACCACACACAAGAATGTGCTGAGTCGGTGGGAACGGGGAAGAGCCGAGACATTCAGGGAGCCGTGCT
This window of the Cygnus olor isolate bCygOlo1 chromosome 21, bCygOlo1.pri.v2, whole genome shotgun sequence genome carries:
- the MXRA8 gene encoding matrix remodeling-associated protein 8 isoform X6, which translates into the protein MEQLAKLLLWQLVLQQSSVVYLYSVPADASNPNSVVVSVLNISATLGSQAVLPCKSYRMVWTQDRLNDRQRVVHWDVYSTYYGDNKMERLCDMYSAGDQRVYSSYNQGRIFMPQNAFTDGNFSLVIKDVAESDGGIYSCNLHHHYCHLYETVKIQLDITKKAKAAKEYWDGEKAVIVALEGSTVMLPCVNRNHIWTERHSEEEQQVVHWDRQPPGVPHDRADRLIDLYASGERRSYGPLFIRQKMNITDTAFALGDFSLRISELESADEGTYSCHLHHHYCGLHERRIYQVFVTEPVREKKVVNLTTHNTAPALDPNVVRGHNVINVIIPESRIHFFQQLGYVLATLLLFIVLLIIVVLITRKRRQRGYEYNVKKYGEKDVNLKEFTVDTTDLTQYRSEDIRLDYKNNILKEKAEQARTFPAKNIDLDKDFRKEYCK
- the MXRA8 gene encoding matrix remodeling-associated protein 8 isoform X5 is translated as MNSVPVAGPGVTSQPIVTVIEWNFCSFGWRHCCSAGDCRLNPDEGSVVYLYSVPADASNPNSVVVSVLNISATLGSQAVLPCKSYRMVWTQDRLNDRQRVVHWDVYSTYYGDNKMERLCDMYSAGDQRVYSSYNQGRIFMPQNAFTDGNFSLVIKDVAESDGGIYSCNLHHHYCHLYETVKIQLDITKKAKAAKEYWDGEKAVIVALEGSTVMLPCVNRNHIWTERHSEEEQQVVHWDRQPPGVPHDRADRLIDLYASGERRSYGPLFIRQKMNITDTAFALGDFSLRISELESADEGTYSCHLHHHYCGLHERRIYQVFVTEPVREKKVVNLTTHNTAPALDPNVVRGHNVINVIIPESRIHFFQQLGYVLATLLLFIVLLIIVVLITRKRRQRGYEYNVKKYGEKDVNLKEFTVDTTDLTQYRSEDIRLDYKNNILKEKAEQARTFPAKNIDLDKDFRKEYCK
- the MXRA8 gene encoding matrix remodeling-associated protein 8 isoform X3, translated to MWENDVCYQHPAVCKRLCCRPIGRNSVPVAGPGVTSQPIVTVIEWNFCSFGWRHCCSAGDCRLNPDEGSVVYLYSVPADASNPNSVVVSVLNISATLGSQAVLPCKSYRMVWTQDRLNDRQRVVHWDVYSTYYGDNKMERLCDMYSAGDQRVYSSYNQGRIFMPQNAFTDGNFSLVIKDVAESDGGIYSCNLHHHYCHLYETVKIQLDITKKAKAAKEYWDGEKAVIVALEGSTVMLPCVNRNHIWTERHSEEEQQVVHWDRQPPGVPHDRADRLIDLYASGERRSYGPLFIRQKMNITDTAFALGDFSLRISELESADEGTYSCHLHHHYCGLHERRIYQVFVTEPVREKKVVNLTTHNTAPALDPNVVRGHNVINVIIPESRIHFFQQLGYVLATLLLFIVLLIIVVLITRKRRQRGYEYNVKKYGEKDVNLKEFTVDTTDLTQYRSEDIRLDYKNNILKEKAEQARTFPAKNIDLDKDFRKEYCK
- the MXRA8 gene encoding matrix remodeling-associated protein 8 isoform X1 → MGQPAGGRSAAESPGLSEHPLEKLSVPDPAVCVMWENDVCYQHPAVCKRLCCRPIGRNSVPVAGPGVTSQPIVTVIEWNFCSFGWRHCCSAGDCRLNPDEGSVVYLYSVPADASNPNSVVVSVLNISATLGSQAVLPCKSYRMVWTQDRLNDRQRVVHWDVYSTYYGDNKMERLCDMYSAGDQRVYSSYNQGRIFMPQNAFTDGNFSLVIKDVAESDGGIYSCNLHHHYCHLYETVKIQLDITKKAKAAKEYWDGEKAVIVALEGSTVMLPCVNRNHIWTERHSEEEQQVVHWDRQPPGVPHDRADRLIDLYASGERRSYGPLFIRQKMNITDTAFALGDFSLRISELESADEGTYSCHLHHHYCGLHERRIYQVFVTEPVREKKVVNLTTHNTAPALDPNVVRGHNVINVIIPESRIHFFQQLGYVLATLLLFIVLLIIVVLITRKRRQRGYEYNVKKYGEKDVNLKEFTVDTTDLTQYRSEDIRLDYKNNILKEKAEQARTFPAKNIDLDKDFRKEYCK
- the MXRA8 gene encoding matrix remodeling-associated protein 8 isoform X4; this translates as MAVSQSRVIGWIPSVSGTRNSVPVAGPGVTSQPIVTVIEWNFCSFGWRHCCSAGDCRLNPDEGSVVYLYSVPADASNPNSVVVSVLNISATLGSQAVLPCKSYRMVWTQDRLNDRQRVVHWDVYSTYYGDNKMERLCDMYSAGDQRVYSSYNQGRIFMPQNAFTDGNFSLVIKDVAESDGGIYSCNLHHHYCHLYETVKIQLDITKKAKAAKEYWDGEKAVIVALEGSTVMLPCVNRNHIWTERHSEEEQQVVHWDRQPPGVPHDRADRLIDLYASGERRSYGPLFIRQKMNITDTAFALGDFSLRISELESADEGTYSCHLHHHYCGLHERRIYQVFVTEPVREKKVVNLTTHNTAPALDPNVVRGHNVINVIIPESRIHFFQQLGYVLATLLLFIVLLIIVVLITRKRRQRGYEYNVKKYGEKDVNLKEFTVDTTDLTQYRSEDIRLDYKNNILKEKAEQARTFPAKNIDLDKDFRKEYCK
- the MXRA8 gene encoding matrix remodeling-associated protein 8 isoform X2, with product MKCVATDTKTLQRWNEGVEKHIQRPSRNSVPVAGPGVTSQPIVTVIEWNFCSFGWRHCCSAGDCRLNPDEGSVVYLYSVPADASNPNSVVVSVLNISATLGSQAVLPCKSYRMVWTQDRLNDRQRVVHWDVYSTYYGDNKMERLCDMYSAGDQRVYSSYNQGRIFMPQNAFTDGNFSLVIKDVAESDGGIYSCNLHHHYCHLYETVKIQLDITKKAKAAKEYWDGEKAVIVALEGSTVMLPCVNRNHIWTERHSEEEQQVVHWDRQPPGVPHDRADRLIDLYASGERRSYGPLFIRQKMNITDTAFALGDFSLRISELESADEGTYSCHLHHHYCGLHERRIYQVFVTEPVREKKVVNLTTHNTAPALDPNVVRGHNVINVIIPESRIHFFQQLGYVLATLLLFIVLLIIVVLITRKRRQRGYEYNVKKYGEKDVNLKEFTVDTTDLTQYRSEDIRLDYKNNILKEKAEQARTFPAKNIDLDKDFRKEYCK